One genomic window of Daphnia pulex isolate KAP4 chromosome 12, ASM2113471v1 includes the following:
- the LOC124209140 gene encoding larval cuticle protein 65Ag1-like: MKLFVIAAVLAVAAAAPSSYATYEKTYEKDYKYPEITVTSQSDERNLDGSSKWSYAQSDYTTRDETQEQKKFVVTTVDDYGKEYTEEVYGNTNKGSSYWVSPEGEKFTLTWAADNAGFQPKGDHLPVAPVHVYELPVAPVHEYVLPVAPVHEYELPIAPVHIPFNGKGYKIY, translated from the exons ATGAAATTG TTCGTCATCGCCGCTGTCTTggccgtcgccgccgccgctcctTCGAGTTACGCAACGTACGAGAAGACGTACGAGAAGGACTACAAATATCCCGAGATTACCGTCACCAGCCAATCGGACGAGCGCAACTTGGACGGCAGCAGCAAGTGGAG ctacGCCCAGTCTGACTACACGACCCGTGACGAGACCCAGGAACAGAAGAAATTCGTCGTGACCACCGTCGACGATTACGGCAAAGAATACACCGAGGAGGTTTACGGAAATACCAACAAAGGATCTTCCTACTGGGTCTCCCCTGAAGgcgagaaattcactttgacctgGGCCGCCGATAACGCCGGATTCCAGCCCAAGGGTGACcacttgcccgtcgctcccgtccaCGTCTACGAGCTCCCGGTGGCTCCCGTTCACGAGTACGTCTTGCCCGTCGCCCCCGTCCACGAATACGAACTCCCCATCGCTCCCGTCCACATTCCATTCAACGGAAAGGGATACAAAAtctattaa
- the LOC124209137 gene encoding larval cuticle protein LCP-22-like — translation MKFIVAFAFLAVALAAPQGDKKPIEIVSSNSEMNADGSYSFDFESADGTKVSESGNQKQVGPKPEDIGTVSKGSYSFTTPDGVVLTVNWVADENGFQATGDHLPTPPPMPEHVVKMLADLKAAGVL, via the exons atgaaattc ATCGTCGCTTTCGCTTTCTTGGCCGTGGCCCTCGCCGCCCCTCAAGGGGATAAGAAGCCCATAGAAATTGTGTCATCCAACAGCGAAATGAACGCCGACGGCAGCTACTCATTCGA TTTCGAGTCTGCCGATGGCACCAAAGTGTCTGAAAGTGGCAACCAGAAACAAGTTGGTCCCAAACCGGAGGATATCGGCACCGTGTCCAAGGGCTCCTACTCGTTCACGACTCCCGACGGCGTCGTCCTCACCGTCAATTGGGTGGCCGATGAAAACGGATTCCAGGCCACCGGCGACCACCTCCCCACTCCTCCACCCATGCCCGAGCACGTCGTCAAGATGCTCGCAGACCTCAAAGCAGCGGGAGTTCTGTAA